Proteins from a genomic interval of Kitasatospora kifunensis:
- a CDS encoding sensor histidine kinase gives MTVRARATLGASAVVAIALAAASLALLGLLDANLLHNAESDAEAQATTVAQLADTNQLDPLLTPTHGADFLQVVDADGRVLTSSQNLLGRAPLATQRPTAPGIVRTTWDTGPFGRGNRQSVVEVTTLTGGGLVTVYAGTSLRDADAADSTTAAALAVGGPMLLLTVAWVTWWVTGRALRPVEAIRAEVAEISDRDLHRRVSVPRTHDEIARLAVTMNSTLDRLESSGQRQRQFIADASHELRSPIAVLRTQLEVALAVDDPALRPELISGALEDTDRLQQLAADLLLLARIDSAEPVPSHELDLTELVEEAIGKRRGDPLPIRAELAPGVAVTGSALWLTRVVTNLLDNAQRFAVQEVTVLLRLARSGRAAVLEVRDDGPGIPEADRERVFERFTRLDDARSRDHGGSGLGLAIARDLATHHGGTLTAEATERGARLVVRLPLAQAPARPHEATAR, from the coding sequence ATGACGGTACGGGCCAGGGCCACCCTGGGCGCCAGTGCCGTGGTGGCCATCGCGCTCGCCGCCGCCTCGCTCGCGCTGCTCGGCCTGCTCGACGCCAACCTGCTGCACAACGCCGAGAGCGATGCCGAGGCGCAGGCCACCACCGTGGCCCAACTCGCCGACACCAACCAGCTCGACCCACTGCTGACGCCCACCCACGGCGCGGACTTCCTGCAGGTGGTGGACGCCGACGGGCGCGTGCTGACGTCGAGTCAGAACCTGCTGGGCCGAGCGCCGTTGGCCACCCAGCGGCCCACCGCACCCGGCATCGTGCGCACCACCTGGGACACCGGTCCGTTCGGCCGGGGCAACCGGCAGAGCGTGGTGGAGGTCACCACGCTGACCGGCGGCGGGCTGGTCACCGTCTACGCCGGCACCTCGCTGCGGGACGCCGACGCCGCCGACTCGACCACGGCCGCGGCGCTCGCGGTGGGCGGGCCGATGCTGCTGCTCACCGTCGCCTGGGTCACCTGGTGGGTGACCGGGCGGGCGCTGCGCCCGGTGGAGGCGATCCGGGCCGAGGTCGCCGAGATCAGCGACCGCGACCTGCACCGCCGGGTCTCGGTGCCGCGCACCCATGACGAGATCGCCCGGCTGGCCGTCACCATGAACAGCACGCTGGACCGGCTGGAGTCCTCAGGCCAGCGCCAGCGCCAGTTCATCGCGGACGCCTCGCACGAGTTGCGCAGCCCGATCGCGGTGCTGCGCACCCAGCTGGAGGTGGCGCTCGCGGTGGACGACCCGGCGCTGCGCCCGGAGTTGATCAGCGGCGCCCTTGAGGACACCGACCGGCTCCAGCAACTGGCCGCCGACCTGCTGCTGCTGGCCCGGATCGACTCCGCCGAGCCGGTGCCGAGCCACGAACTGGACCTGACCGAGCTGGTGGAGGAGGCGATCGGCAAGCGGCGCGGCGACCCGCTGCCGATCCGCGCCGAGCTTGCCCCCGGCGTCGCGGTGACCGGCAGCGCCCTGTGGCTGACCCGGGTGGTGACCAACCTGCTGGACAACGCGCAGCGCTTCGCGGTGCAGGAGGTCACGGTGCTGCTGCGGCTCGCCCGCAGCGGCCGGGCTGCGGTCCTGGAGGTGCGCGACGACGGCCCCGGCATCCCCGAGGCGGACCGCGAGCGGGTCTTCGAGCGCTTCACCCGGTTGGATGACGCCCGCAGCCGCGACCACGGCGGCAGCGGCCTGGGGCTGGCGATCGCCCGCGACCTGGCCACCCACCACGGCGGCACCCTGACCGCCGAGGCCACCGAGCGCGGCGCCCGCCTGGTGGTGCGCCTGCCGCTGGCCCAGGCCCCAGCACGCCCCCACGAGGCGACCGCCCGCTAG
- a CDS encoding response regulator transcription factor, with translation MRVLVVEDERRLAAALQRGLQAEGMTVDVAHDGPQGLWLAGEHDYDVIVLDIMLPGVNGYRVCARLRAAGNEAGILMLTAKDGEYDEAEALDTGADDFLSKPFSYVVLVARLRALARRTGRRRPQSLEFGDLVLDPARHSCTRGGTPIKLTAREFAVLEYLAQRAGEVVAKREILEQIWDSAFEGDPNVVEVHISAVRRKIDAPFGRSSLETVRGVGYRLAADGG, from the coding sequence ATGCGGGTACTGGTGGTGGAGGACGAGCGGCGGCTGGCTGCGGCGCTGCAGCGCGGGTTGCAGGCCGAGGGGATGACCGTCGATGTGGCCCACGACGGGCCGCAGGGGCTCTGGCTGGCCGGCGAACACGACTACGACGTGATCGTGCTGGACATCATGCTGCCCGGTGTCAACGGCTACCGGGTCTGCGCCCGGCTGCGGGCGGCGGGCAACGAGGCCGGCATCCTGATGCTCACCGCCAAGGACGGCGAGTACGACGAGGCCGAGGCGCTGGACACCGGCGCCGACGACTTCCTCTCCAAGCCCTTCTCCTACGTGGTCCTGGTGGCCCGGCTGCGCGCGCTGGCCCGGCGCACCGGGCGGCGGCGCCCGCAGTCGCTGGAGTTCGGCGACCTGGTGCTCGACCCGGCCCGGCACAGCTGCACCCGGGGCGGCACCCCGATCAAGCTGACCGCCCGCGAGTTCGCGGTGCTGGAGTACCTGGCCCAGCGGGCCGGCGAGGTGGTGGCCAAGCGCGAGATCCTGGAGCAGATCTGGGACAGCGCCTTCGAGGGCGACCCCAACGTGGTGGAGGTGCACATCAGCGCGGTGCGGCGCAAGATCGACGCACCGTTCGGGCGCAGCTCGCTGGAGACCGTGCGTGGCGTGGGCTACCGGCTGGCGGCGGACGGTGGCTGA
- a CDS encoding MGDG synthase family glycosyltransferase — protein sequence MRSRLPRRIVVVSASVGAGHDGAARELVRRLQAAGFDAECHDFLDLLPRGCGRLLRGSYALELKVAPWAWGWLLRGLEKHKLSATLVGALFAVAGGRRTRKLVGAEVGAVVSTYPLASQALGRLRRRGRLSVPVATFLTDMSVHPLWVAEGVDLHLALHPVAADQAQRHGARQVEICDPLVGPAFRPARSAAERLRERARFGLPAEGPIALVTAGSWGVGEVELTAREIAASGVAVPVTVCGHNEALREKLAADGHGVALGWVDDMPALLRACDVVVQNAGGLTSLEAIASGIPVVSYRCLPGHGVTNAAALDEAGLAGWIREEKQLGAELAEALAEGPAPRRRAAARPDHIVADLAGGLPETSLPSIVKVAS from the coding sequence ATGCGGTCGAGACTGCCGCGCCGGATCGTCGTCGTGTCCGCGAGCGTGGGGGCGGGCCACGACGGCGCCGCCCGCGAACTGGTCCGCCGCTTGCAGGCGGCCGGGTTCGACGCCGAGTGCCACGACTTCCTCGACCTGCTGCCGCGCGGCTGCGGTCGGCTGCTGCGCGGCAGTTACGCGCTGGAGCTGAAGGTCGCGCCCTGGGCCTGGGGCTGGCTGCTGCGCGGGCTGGAGAAGCACAAGCTCTCCGCGACGCTGGTCGGCGCGCTCTTCGCGGTGGCCGGCGGGCGGCGGACCAGGAAGCTGGTCGGGGCCGAGGTCGGCGCGGTGGTCTCCACCTACCCGCTGGCCAGCCAGGCGCTGGGACGGCTGCGCCGACGCGGGCGCCTGTCGGTGCCGGTGGCCACCTTCCTCACCGACATGTCGGTGCACCCGCTCTGGGTGGCCGAGGGCGTGGACCTGCACCTGGCGCTGCACCCGGTCGCCGCCGACCAGGCGCAGCGGCACGGCGCGCGCCAGGTGGAGATCTGCGACCCGCTGGTCGGCCCGGCCTTCCGCCCGGCCCGCTCGGCGGCCGAGCGGCTGCGCGAGCGAGCCCGCTTCGGGCTGCCCGCCGAGGGACCGATCGCGCTGGTCACCGCCGGCTCCTGGGGAGTCGGCGAAGTCGAGCTGACGGCGCGGGAGATCGCCGCCTCGGGGGTGGCCGTGCCGGTCACCGTCTGCGGGCACAACGAGGCGCTGCGGGAGAAGCTGGCAGCCGACGGCCACGGCGTGGCACTCGGCTGGGTGGACGACATGCCGGCCCTGCTGCGGGCCTGCGACGTGGTGGTGCAGAACGCCGGCGGCCTCACCTCGCTGGAGGCGATCGCCAGCGGGATACCGGTGGTCAGCTACCGTTGCCTGCCGGGGCACGGGGTGACCAACGCGGCCGCGCTGGACGAGGCGGGGCTGGCCGGCTGGATCCGCGAGGAGAAGCAGCTCGGGGCCGAGCTGGCCGAGGCGCTCGCCGAGGGACCGGCGCCGCGTCGGCGCGCCGCCGCCCGCCCCGACCACATCGTGGCCGACCTGGCGGGTGGCCTGCCCGAGACGAGTTTGCCCTCGATCGTTAAGGTGGCCTCGTGA
- a CDS encoding polysaccharide deacetylase family protein, which produces MKATRALALTAGALAVGHSLPALTSLGPLRPLLAPRLSGPGDPGHVALTFDDGPDPASTPLFLAELAKTGTKATFFLLGRMLQRTPELGRELVDAGHEVAVHGWEHRPLLIRSPRATRDDVARARDLVASITGQQPRWYRPPYGVLSASALYAAKENGLTPVLWTHWGQDWTASATPESVLRTLTRAPLAGGTVLLHDSDCTSAPQSWRATLGALPRLLELCAARGLEVGPLRDHGI; this is translated from the coding sequence GTGAAGGCGACCCGCGCGCTGGCGCTGACCGCCGGCGCCCTCGCGGTGGGCCACAGCCTGCCCGCGCTCACCTCGCTCGGCCCGCTGCGCCCGCTGCTCGCCCCGCGGTTGAGCGGCCCCGGCGACCCGGGGCACGTCGCGCTGACCTTCGACGACGGTCCGGACCCGGCCTCGACCCCGCTCTTCCTGGCCGAGCTGGCGAAGACCGGCACCAAGGCGACCTTCTTCCTGCTCGGCCGGATGCTGCAGCGCACCCCCGAGCTGGGCCGCGAACTGGTCGACGCCGGGCACGAGGTGGCGGTGCACGGCTGGGAACACCGTCCGCTGCTGATCCGCTCGCCCCGGGCCACCCGCGACGACGTGGCGCGGGCCCGCGACCTGGTGGCCTCCATCACCGGGCAGCAGCCGCGCTGGTACCGCCCGCCGTACGGGGTGCTGAGCGCCTCCGCGCTCTACGCGGCCAAGGAGAACGGGCTCACCCCGGTGCTCTGGACCCACTGGGGACAGGACTGGACGGCCTCCGCCACGCCCGAGTCGGTGCTGCGCACGCTCACCCGCGCCCCGCTGGCCGGCGGCACCGTGCTGCTGCACGACTCGGACTGCACCTCGGCGCCGCAGTCCTGGCGCGCCACGCTGGGCGCGCTGCCGCGACTGCTCGAACTGTGCGCGGCCCGCGGGCTCGAGGTCGGCCCGCTGCGCGACCACGGGATCTAG